The following coding sequences are from one Streptomyces angustmyceticus window:
- a CDS encoding helix-turn-helix domain-containing protein, translating to MTQRRSDHGYEKAEDEDDVLEWVDQVMATVAGEVRRRRRELGWSAQDLADKCEEIGHPIPRNVIANMESGRRSNLPLVDVMVLAEALNTPPICLVYPVGYVDQVQRLPLQHPTSTLNALHWFTGEDTELGTDDDMLRYFRAHHAAEEQLQSARRDEEYARYHAETAPNADRKAEALRAQARAAEAADGAANRLRRIRAFIQEEGVTPPFLWPDLAAAIDSPGSDPDITEENDL from the coding sequence ATGACACAACGCCGTAGCGACCATGGATACGAGAAGGCCGAAGACGAGGACGACGTCCTTGAGTGGGTGGACCAGGTCATGGCCACCGTGGCCGGCGAGGTCCGCAGACGACGGAGGGAACTGGGTTGGAGCGCGCAGGACTTGGCCGACAAGTGCGAGGAGATCGGCCACCCGATCCCCCGCAACGTGATCGCCAACATGGAGTCCGGACGCCGCTCCAACCTGCCCTTGGTCGACGTCATGGTGTTGGCCGAGGCCCTGAACACGCCCCCTATCTGCCTCGTCTATCCCGTCGGCTACGTCGACCAAGTGCAGCGGCTCCCGCTCCAGCACCCCACCTCCACCCTGAATGCCCTGCACTGGTTCACCGGAGAGGACACCGAACTCGGCACAGACGACGACATGCTCCGCTACTTCCGCGCCCACCACGCTGCTGAGGAGCAACTGCAGAGCGCGCGACGCGATGAGGAGTACGCGCGCTACCACGCCGAGACCGCCCCGAACGCCGACCGAAAGGCCGAGGCCCTCCGCGCTCAGGCTCGTGCCGCCGAGGCGGCCGACGGCGCCGCGAACCGTCTGCGCAGGATCCGCGCCTTCATTCAGGAAGAGGGCGTCACGCCTCCCTTCCTATGGCCCGACCTTGCCGCCGCAATCGATTCACCCGGGAGCGATCCCGATATCACCGAGGAGAATGATCTTTGA
- a CDS encoding tyrosine-type recombinase/integrase: MKGSTYRRCSCRDPKTGKELGTSCPKRNSRNHCTYSIRQELSPREDGSRRSFARGGYGSLKSAQAELDHVRALLGLAESDDPEGTELIAEMLTEVSRERSPLPDVEETRRRLNAGQDLIGSLTVSEWLDRWLAGKRIRKSGLNRYETDIRVHLKPRIGNRRLDRLRVSHLSEMFTDIRDANAQILEDNAQRRAAIDELATVPWKGVENRARRKAMKAAIDEMPRFRRITGPATRQHVKATLRAALNDAIGQQIITFNPAAHVEIDPARKPKALVWTDERVAKWEQTGEKPSPVMVWTPQQTGAFLDFVAEDRLYAMWHLIAFRGLRRGEACGQPWSETNLDTHSLAVSSQLVQDGWEIEASDPKTDSGYRVVALDDDTVSVLKRHRERQEADRAEWGSAWVETGHVFTQEDGSWLHPGKVTDLFERLVAASGLPPIRLHDLRHGAATLMLAADIDIKIVSDTLGHSDTRITRDIYQSVLPQVGKSAAEATAKLVPLQRKAEAEKAARKAAKKGKAKKAPAKSVGKGKGGKPKNKAKAQPKADKKAELRKPKK; this comes from the coding sequence TTGAAGGGCTCCACCTATCGCCGCTGCTCCTGCCGCGACCCGAAGACCGGCAAGGAACTCGGCACCTCCTGCCCCAAGCGCAACAGCAGGAACCACTGCACCTACTCCATACGCCAGGAGCTCTCGCCCCGTGAAGACGGCAGCCGACGCTCGTTCGCCCGTGGCGGGTACGGAAGCCTCAAGTCGGCCCAAGCCGAACTCGACCACGTCCGCGCTCTCCTCGGGCTGGCCGAGTCGGACGACCCCGAGGGCACGGAACTCATCGCAGAGATGCTGACGGAGGTCAGCCGCGAGCGGTCGCCTCTGCCTGACGTCGAGGAGACGAGGCGGCGCCTGAACGCCGGCCAGGACCTCATCGGCAGCCTGACAGTGAGTGAGTGGCTCGATCGGTGGCTGGCCGGTAAGCGCATACGCAAGTCCGGCCTCAACCGCTACGAGACCGACATTCGCGTGCACTTGAAGCCGCGCATCGGAAACCGGCGGCTGGACCGGCTGCGCGTCAGCCATCTCAGCGAGATGTTCACGGACATCCGCGACGCCAACGCCCAGATCCTGGAGGACAACGCCCAGCGGCGAGCCGCGATCGACGAGCTGGCGACCGTACCGTGGAAGGGCGTGGAGAACCGTGCTCGTCGCAAGGCGATGAAGGCCGCGATCGACGAGATGCCGCGCTTCCGTCGCATCACCGGCCCCGCCACGCGTCAGCACGTCAAGGCCACTCTCCGCGCGGCCCTGAACGACGCGATCGGGCAGCAGATCATCACGTTCAACCCGGCCGCCCACGTCGAGATCGACCCCGCACGCAAGCCCAAGGCGCTCGTGTGGACGGACGAGCGGGTTGCCAAGTGGGAGCAGACGGGCGAGAAGCCGTCGCCGGTGATGGTCTGGACGCCCCAGCAGACCGGCGCCTTCCTCGACTTCGTCGCCGAGGACCGCCTGTACGCGATGTGGCACCTGATCGCCTTCCGCGGCCTGCGCCGTGGCGAGGCGTGCGGGCAGCCGTGGTCGGAGACGAACCTCGACACCCACTCCCTCGCCGTCTCCTCCCAACTCGTACAGGACGGATGGGAGATCGAGGCGTCCGATCCCAAGACGGACAGCGGCTATCGCGTGGTCGCACTCGACGACGACACCGTCAGCGTCCTCAAGCGGCACCGCGAGCGGCAGGAAGCGGACCGCGCGGAGTGGGGCTCGGCCTGGGTCGAGACCGGCCACGTCTTCACTCAGGAAGACGGCTCCTGGCTCCACCCGGGCAAGGTGACCGACCTCTTCGAGCGCCTCGTCGCCGCCTCCGGCCTCCCGCCGATCCGTCTGCATGACCTGCGCCACGGCGCAGCAACGCTCATGCTGGCCGCCGACATCGACATCAAGATCGTGTCGGACACCCTCGGGCACAGTGACACGCGCATCACGCGGGACATCTACCAGAGCGTCCTGCCCCAGGTCGGCAAGAGCGCCGCCGAGGCGACGGCGAAGCTGGTCCCGCTTCAGCGCAAGGCCGAGGCGGAGAAGGCGGCCCGCAAGGCCGCGAAGAAGGGGAAGGCCAAGAAGGCCCCGGCGAAGAGCGTTGGCAAGGGCAAGGGCGGCAAGCCGAAGAACAAGGCGAAAGCCCAGCCCAAGGCAGACAAGAAGGCCGAGCTCCGGAAGCCCAAGAAGTAG
- a CDS encoding DUF2637 domain-containing protein, with amino-acid sequence MTKQTAEQYALVAAGTVIVALTAGGFWLSYAHLAEVAGQHGLKSSPVRQWAWPATLDAFIVAGELLMLRAGLRRLTDGWAIALTATGSVGSIALNVAGVSGVGGPGVKPLLDYVVAAVPPTAALLAFGVLMRQIHQLVDQPIGRLGTALDEGPEAATNAAVRATEPLAGSSARSPEPQLRESDSKPRGGRPAGATVEELVEIGRIAAAEQGKATRALVQKAIRAKGLTVSGERLTEVMEVLRRELEAASGTGPDRD; translated from the coding sequence ATGACCAAACAGACCGCCGAGCAGTATGCGCTCGTCGCGGCGGGAACCGTCATCGTCGCCCTGACCGCCGGTGGGTTCTGGCTCTCCTACGCGCACCTCGCCGAGGTCGCCGGGCAGCACGGGCTCAAGAGTTCCCCCGTACGCCAATGGGCCTGGCCCGCGACGTTGGACGCGTTCATCGTCGCGGGGGAGTTGCTGATGCTCCGCGCGGGCCTGCGGCGGCTCACCGATGGGTGGGCCATCGCCCTCACGGCCACCGGGTCGGTCGGTTCCATCGCGCTGAACGTGGCTGGGGTCAGCGGAGTCGGCGGGCCTGGAGTGAAGCCCCTGCTCGACTATGTGGTCGCTGCCGTACCCCCGACCGCCGCGCTGCTGGCCTTCGGCGTCCTGATGCGGCAGATCCACCAGCTGGTCGACCAGCCGATCGGCCGACTGGGAACGGCGTTGGATGAGGGACCGGAGGCAGCGACCAATGCTGCTGTCCGTGCCACTGAGCCACTGGCTGGCAGTTCCGCCCGGTCGCCGGAACCTCAGCTCCGGGAATCGGACAGCAAGCCACGTGGGGGCCGCCCAGCTGGGGCCACGGTCGAGGAACTCGTGGAGATCGGTCGTATCGCCGCTGCAGAGCAGGGCAAAGCCACCCGGGCCCTTGTCCAAAAGGCCATACGGGCCAAGGGACTGACGGTCAGCGGGGAACGGCTGACCGAGGTGATGGAAGTCCTTCGACGCGAGCTCGAAGCCGCTTCCGGCACCGGCCCCGATAGGGACTGA
- a CDS encoding DUF3631 domain-containing protein, which produces MQPENPESYSAPARAGWPATAIPGQPGAHMRAVQADSAEADPSGGAGERSVDEADAASELEDLPDAEPTAGSNLLDELRSQVAQFVIPPSSEALDAITLWVAATHLQPAWQHAPRLAVVGPAKRCGKSRLLDVLTETVHEPMLTINTTPAAIFRSINEEEPPTLLVDEADTIFGPKVAEKNEETRGLLNAGHQRGRYVTRVVGNDHTPHKFATFAMAAIAGIGDLPDTVMDRSVVIRMRRRAEGEKVRPFRSRRDIPALHEIRDRIHAWARPLLEEAANLEPDMPVEDRAADTWEPLVIVADLAGGRWPRVARVACVRMVNAEVAAEEDHPSGARILADIRRVFFAQREVDSLSTGDLLHHLRQDAEAPWAERGRDGLTARELSRMLRDFDIRPGNVRMADGRQLKGYMRNKFLDAWRRYCPTVHPVDAGPTPSSG; this is translated from the coding sequence GTGCAACCCGAGAACCCCGAGTCCTATTCCGCCCCCGCCCGAGCGGGCTGGCCCGCCACGGCCATCCCCGGCCAGCCCGGCGCCCACATGCGCGCAGTGCAGGCCGACAGCGCCGAGGCAGACCCGAGCGGGGGTGCGGGCGAACGCAGCGTAGACGAGGCGGATGCCGCGAGCGAGCTGGAGGATCTACCCGACGCGGAGCCGACAGCTGGTTCGAATCTGCTGGACGAACTGCGCTCCCAGGTAGCCCAGTTCGTGATCCCGCCCTCGTCGGAGGCGCTGGACGCGATCACTCTGTGGGTGGCGGCGACGCATCTCCAGCCCGCGTGGCAGCACGCCCCGCGTCTGGCGGTGGTGGGGCCGGCGAAGCGCTGCGGCAAGTCGCGGCTTCTGGACGTGCTGACCGAGACGGTCCACGAGCCGATGTTGACCATCAACACCACACCGGCGGCCATCTTCCGCTCGATCAATGAGGAGGAGCCGCCGACGCTGCTGGTGGACGAGGCCGACACCATCTTCGGCCCGAAGGTGGCGGAGAAGAACGAGGAGACGCGTGGCCTGCTCAACGCCGGTCATCAGCGCGGCCGGTACGTCACCCGAGTCGTCGGCAACGACCACACCCCGCACAAGTTCGCCACCTTCGCCATGGCGGCCATCGCGGGAATCGGTGACCTGCCTGACACGGTCATGGACCGTTCGGTGGTGATCCGCATGCGGCGCCGGGCCGAGGGCGAGAAGGTCCGGCCCTTCCGCTCCCGCCGCGACATCCCCGCCCTGCACGAGATACGCGACCGCATCCACGCGTGGGCCAGGCCGCTGCTGGAGGAGGCCGCGAACCTGGAGCCGGACATGCCGGTCGAAGACCGCGCCGCAGACACGTGGGAGCCCCTGGTGATCGTCGCCGATCTGGCAGGCGGTCGCTGGCCCCGGGTGGCGCGGGTCGCCTGCGTGCGGATGGTCAATGCCGAAGTGGCGGCCGAGGAGGACCACCCCAGTGGTGCACGAATCCTCGCCGACATCCGCCGGGTCTTCTTCGCCCAGCGTGAGGTGGACAGCCTGTCCACAGGGGACCTCCTCCACCACCTGCGCCAAGACGCCGAAGCCCCGTGGGCGGAGCGGGGACGTGACGGCCTAACGGCCCGAGAGCTCAGCAGGATGCTGCGCGACTTCGACATTCGGCCCGGCAACGTGCGCATGGCCGACGGAAGGCAGCTCAAGGGCTACATGCGCAACAAGTTCCTCGACGCGTGGCGGCGCTACTGCCCCACCGTGCACCCGGTCGACGCCGGTCCCACGCCCAGCTCGGGCTGA